TTGATGCAGTAGCGCTTGCCGGTCGGCTCGGGGCCGTCCTCGAAGACGTGGCCGAGGTGGCCGCCGCATTCGGCACAGACTACTTCGGTGCGGCGCATGCCGTGGCTGGTGTCGACGCGGGTCTCGACCTTGTCGTCGTCGACGTCGTAGAAGCTGGGCCAGCCGCAGCCCGACTCGAACTTCGTCTCGGAGTCGAACAGTTCGGCGCCGCAGGCCGTACAGGCGTAGCTGCCGTCCGCTTTGTGGTCGACGTACTCGCCGCTGAACGGCGCTTCGGTGCCGGCCTCGCGGAGGATGCGGTACTCCTCGTCGCTGAGTCGCTCGCGCCACTCGGCGTCGCTTTCCGGCAGGTCGTCCGCGGTGCGGTCGTTCTCGGATTCCATACTCGGTGTAGGCGGGTGACGTTCAAGAGTTTGTCCGCGCGGCGCATCCGAGCCGTCGCCACCGTGCGAGCCGCGACCGGCCCCGTCGCGACGGCGTCACCGTCGCGTGATCACGTCCGTACTCTCGCAGTTCGGACACTGCGTCATCCGGCCCAGTTTCGGCACCTCGAGGCGGAGCCACGCCTCGTCGCCGCCCGGCGCCTCGAAACCGCAGTTGCGACACCGCGAGAGCGCTGTGGCTGTGTCGGTGGCCATACGCGAATCTATGCTACCGAGTACCATATAGGTTGCTCCGGAATCGATGCCGCCGATTCGGGGAAGGATGGGGGGAGCGTGTGACGGCGCTCGATTCGAGTCGGGCGCCCGCGATCGCGATCACGGTCGCGGTCGCGTCTCGCCGATCGACTCGAGCCGCCGGTCACTCGGAGATCTCCTCGTCGTCCCGCCGCTCGCCGCGGATCGGTACTACTGGATCGTCGCCGGCGTTCTCTCGAGCGCGTCGCGTCGGCCGACGACAGCGCGTCTACCGCCGTCGTGACAGGGCGACGGCGTCCGGTTGCCGTCGGCGAATCGGACGCACGTGCGATCTCCGTGGGAGGAGTCCACGACTCCGCACAAAAGTGTTTGTTATTATATCAGTATCGTGGTTGTGAAAGTAATTGATTCGGTGTGATTTCCTCGAGACTGCCCGCCGAGCGGTGGCACGACGAACACTGACCGGCCGGAACGTGCTGGTCGAAAACCTCCACTGTCTTAGGCCGTGCCGTCTAACTACCCCCAATGACAGTTGCACGCACGGTCGAACTCGAGGGCCACATCATCGATTCGGGGACGATGGGCCACTGTATGGGGGTCGTGATGGACATGGGCGGCGAGTTCGAAGTCGAGGAGTTCGAGGTTGGCCGCCACAAGCACGCCGAGACGTACTGCCGGATGACCGTCATGGCCGACACGGAGGAGGACCTGCGGGCGATCCTCCACGAACTCAACCAGCAGGGTGCGACCGTCGCCGATCCGCGCGATGCGACGCTGCACGAAGCGCCCGAGGACGGCGTCGTCCCGGTCGACTTCTACTCGACGACGAACCACCCGACCTACGTCCGGGTCGACGGCGAGTGGATCGAAGTCGCGGACCCGGAGATGGACTGCGCGCTCGTGGTCGAGCGGGACGACGCCGACGAGCCGCGAGTCTCTACAAAAGTTCTCAACGCCGTCGAGGAGGGCGACCTCGTCGTCACCGGCGAGACCGGCATCCGCGTCGAACCGCCCGAACGCCCCCGCGACGGCGGCGGTTCCTTCGGCTTCATGCAGGGCGGCGTCTCGAGCGAGCGCCCCTCCGAGTCGCTCATCGAGGAGATCGCCGAGGAGATGCGCGAGGTGCGGGAAAACGACGGCAACGTCCTCGCGGTCTGCGGCCCGGCGATCGTCCACGCGGGCGGCCGGGACGCCCTCGCGGACCTCGTGGGTGCGGGCTACGTCGACGCGATCAGCGCCGGGAACGGCTTCGCCGTCCACGACCTCGAGCGCGACCTCTACGGCACCTCGCTGGGCGTCGACACGGAGAACTTGGAGCACCCCCGCGACGGCCACAAACACCACATCTACACGATCAGCGAGATCGCCCGCCTGGGCGGCATCGAGGAGGCCGTCGAGAAGGGCGTCGTCGACGAGGGCGTGATGTACGAGTGCGTCGCGAACGACGTTCCTTTCGTGCTCGCGGGCTCGATCCGCGACGACGGCCCCCTCCCGGACACGATCACCGACTCCATCGAGGCCCAGAACGCGATCCGCGAGCAGGCCCACGAGGCCGACCTCGTGCTCATGCTCTCGACGCTGCTGCACTCGGTCGCCGTCGGCAACTGCCTCCCCTCGACCACCAAGACCGTCTGCGTCGACATCAACCCCGCCACCGTCACCCAACTGCTTGATCGCGGCAGCGCCCAGGCCATCGGCATGGTCACAGACATCGGCACGTTCATCCCGATGCTCCGGGACGAACTGCTCGAGTGATCGACGGTCGGGAGCCCGATTCGTTATTACGACTCGAACCCAAATACAGGAGCGATGGCCACCGGGGACGCACTCGCCGCCGCCGCCCTCGAGACGCTTCCGATTACCGTCGCGGTTCTCGACGGCGACGGCGAGATCCTCCTGACGAACCGAGCTTGGCGCGAGTTCGAAGCCGACGAGACGACCGCCGACCACGTCGGCCACAATTACGTCGCCACCGCTGCGATGGATGCGGACGACGACGAACACGCAAAGCGTGCCGTCGAGGGCCTCGAGTCGGTTCTCGAGGGCGATCGCGACGCGTTTTCGATGGAGTACCCCTGCCACTCCCCGGACGAAAAGCGGTGGTTCATGATGCGAGCGGGGCGGTTCACCGTCGACGGGGCGGTACGGGTTACCGTCATCCACCTCGATATCACCGACCGAAAGCTCGCCGAGATCGCCGCCGAGGAATCCGCCGAGCAGGTCCGCGAGGAACACCGGGCGCTGGAACACGTCCTCGAGCGCGTCGACGGACTCGTCCGCGAGGTTACCGACGCCGCGGTCGGCGCCGGCAGCCGCGACGAGATCGAGCGGCGGGTCTGTCGCCGGCTCGCCGACACCGACCCCTACGTGCTCGCCTGGATCGGCCGCGTCGACGTGACGACGCGGCGGATCTCGCCCCGCGAGTGGGCCGGTCGGGACGACGTTCC
The DNA window shown above is from Halopiger xanaduensis SH-6 and carries:
- the msrB gene encoding peptide-methionine (R)-S-oxide reductase MsrB, producing MESENDRTADDLPESDAEWRERLSDEEYRILREAGTEAPFSGEYVDHKADGSYACTACGAELFDSETKFESGCGWPSFYDVDDDKVETRVDTSHGMRRTEVVCAECGGHLGHVFEDGPEPTGKRYCINSVALEFEDEDGE
- a CDS encoding ornithine cyclodeaminase, with translation MTVARTVELEGHIIDSGTMGHCMGVVMDMGGEFEVEEFEVGRHKHAETYCRMTVMADTEEDLRAILHELNQQGATVADPRDATLHEAPEDGVVPVDFYSTTNHPTYVRVDGEWIEVADPEMDCALVVERDDADEPRVSTKVLNAVEEGDLVVTGETGIRVEPPERPRDGGGSFGFMQGGVSSERPSESLIEEIAEEMREVRENDGNVLAVCGPAIVHAGGRDALADLVGAGYVDAISAGNGFAVHDLERDLYGTSLGVDTENLEHPRDGHKHHIYTISEIARLGGIEEAVEKGVVDEGVMYECVANDVPFVLAGSIRDDGPLPDTITDSIEAQNAIREQAHEADLVLMLSTLLHSVAVGNCLPSTTKTVCVDINPATVTQLLDRGSAQAIGMVTDIGTFIPMLRDELLE